One genomic segment of Manis pentadactyla isolate mManPen7 chromosome 1, mManPen7.hap1, whole genome shotgun sequence includes these proteins:
- the LOC118933015 gene encoding LOW QUALITY PROTEIN: uncharacterized protein LOC118933015 (The sequence of the model RefSeq protein was modified relative to this genomic sequence to represent the inferred CDS: substituted 1 base at 1 genomic stop codon), producing MRTIEVCSARVCQSSAHPGSGSSWARHLGCSGRQDSSQGHPDQQPYIVVWQELVENPPPWVKPWVQKKMGPRILTAQTQPQKKEKETTKVYPDTQDLLMVDDPPPPPYPPAPALLAPPAPALPVAPAPAPSVPDAEAVGPAPGPAQGTRRRRGATLDPPGPLSSKKSWVFGATGQRQYAWTTQRTVDLGVGQVNHSFLVIPECPTPLLGRDILTKVGAQISFQAEDTRVTDREKKPLGLSILSIRLEDEYRLFKEPEPSRVNQRWLNXFSGAWAETAGMGLAVNQPPVVIELKASASPVTVRQYPMSKEARDGIRPHIQRLIEQGILVKCKSPWNTPLLPVKKAGTGDYRPVQDLREVNKRTQDIHPTVPNPYNLLSSLAPENTWYTVLDLKDAFFCLRLHQSSQPLFAFEWKDPSTGTTGQLTWTRLPQGFKNSPTLFDEALHQDLAFYRASNPQVTLLQYVDDLLIAAPTQEVCQEATEALLTELAKLGYRASAKKAQICQQQVTYLGYSLREGKRWLTEARKQTVTQIPIPTTPRQVREFLGTAGFCRLWIPRYATLAAPLYPLTKGAAPFVWGPEQQQAFDEIKKALLSAPALALLDVTKPFVLFVDERGGVARGVLTQQWGPWKRPVAYLSKKLDPVSSGWPACLRVVAAVALLVKDSDKLTLGQKLTVVAPHALESVIRQPPKRWMSNARMTHYQTLLLNRDRVEFAPPAILNPATLLPDSGKEVLHTCQEILAEETGTRQDLQDQPLGGPGLLTWYTDGSSYIMDGKRMAGAAVVDDDRIIWASGLPMGTSAQRAELIALTQALRMAEVNVSKNQAISGKRLRGDRPGAYWEVDFTEIKPAKYGYKYLLVFLDTFSGWTEAFSTKTETAQTVSKKILEEIFPRFGIPKVIGSDNGPAFVAQVTSLGGCAERGVGLHQGSLSARGPLSASPVPGGRPRLREKAPDRKPRATVEGTFHRPPDYSHSCESGRRLFLDTRFKSKEGTPV from the exons ATGCGTACCATCGAGgtctgcagtgcccgcgtctgtcagagctcagcccacccgGGTTCTGGATCTTCATGGGCTCGACACCTGGGGTGCAGCGGGCGGCAA GATTCGTCTCAAGGACACCCGGATCAGCAACCCTACATTGTAGTCTGGCAAGAGTTGGTGGAGAACCCcccaccctgggtaaagccctgggtacAAAAGAAAATGGGCCCTCGAATTTTAACTGCCCAGACTCAacctcagaaaaaggaaaaagaaactaccAAAGTTTACCCCGATACTCAAGATTTGcttatggttgatgatccccctccccctccttacccGCCAGCCCCGGCACTCCTGGCGCCCCCAGCCCCGGCACTCCCGgtggccccagccccagcacccTCAGTCCCTGATGCTGAGGCAGTGGGGCCGGCTCCAGGACctgcccagggaactcggcgCCGCCGAGGGGCCACCTTGGACCCACCGG GCCCCCTTTCTAGTAAAAAGTCTTGGGTGTTCGGGGCCACGGGTCAGAGACAATATGCATGGACTACCCAAAGAACAGTGGACTTAGGAGTGGGACAAGTAAACCACTCATTCCTtgttataccggaatgccctacacccttgttaggaagagacatcttgaccaaagtcggggcccaaatatcctttcaGGCTGAAGATACCCGAGTGACTGATAGAGAGAAGAAACCTTTGGGCCTAAGTATTCTGTCCATAAGATTAGAAGACGAGTACCGCCTTTTTAAGGAACCAGAACCCTCCCGAGTTAATCAAAGGTGGCTCAACTAGTTTTCAGGGGCCTGGGCGGAGACGGCAGGTATGGGGCTTGCTGTAAATCAGCCCCCAGTGGTCATAGAATTGAAAGCCTCAGCCTCACcagtaactgtgagacaatatccaatgagtaaagaagccagagaTGGAATTAGGCCCCATATCCAGAGGCTCATAGAGCAggggatattagtaaaatgtaaatccccatggaacactcccttgctgcctgtaaagaaAGCGGGAACAGGAGATTATCGACCAgtgcaagatttaagagaagttaataaGAGAACACAGGACATTCATCCCACTGTGCCGAATCCTTATAACCTGCTAAGCTCTCTGGCCCCAGAAAACACTTGGTATACAGTCTTAGATTTAAAAGACGCCTTCTTTTGTTTGCGCCTGCACCAGagtagccaaccgctgtttgcttttgagtggaaggacccctccacaggaactactggacaattgacctggactcgcttgccacaaggattcaagaattcACCTACCCTCTTCGACGAGGCTTTACACCAGGACTTGGCCTTTTACCGAGCCTCCAACCCACAGGTAACCTTGttacaatatgttgatgacttgctGATAGCCGCCCCTACACAAGAAgtctgccaagaggccactgaagcccttttgactgaacttgctaAGCTGGGGTATAGAGCATCTGCCaaaaaggcacagatctgccaacaacaagtgacttatttAGGGTAttccctgagagaagggaaaaggtggcttactgaagcccggaagcagactgtgacgcagatccCGATTCCTACTACTCCGCGCCAAGTCCGCGAATTTCTGGGAACAGCAGGGTTCTGTAGATTATGGATACCCAGATATGCCACCTTAGCCGCCCCCCTGTACCCCCTAACCAAAGGggcagccccgtttgtttggggaccTGAAcagcaacaggcctttgatgagatCAAGAAGGCCCTCCTGTCGGCACCTGCTCTGGCCTTGCTGGACGTGACTAAGCCGTTCGTCCTTTTTGTGGATGAACGGGGTGGAGTGGCTCGGGGAGTGCTGACCcagcaatggggaccttggaagagacctgtcgcctatttgtcaaaaaaattagacccagtAAGTAGCGGATGGCCTGCCTGTTTGAGAGTAGTGGCGGccgtggccctcctagttaaagattctgacaaactgacACTGGGACAGAAACTTACTGTGGTTGCTCCGCATGCGTTGGAGAGTGTAATTCGGCAGCCACCCAAGAGATGGATGtcgaatgccagaatgactcactaccaaaccttactcctgaatcgtgatcgtgtggagTTTGCCCCCCCTGCCATTCTAAACCCGGCCACTCTGCTTCCCGATTCGGGGAAGGAagtgcttcatacctgccaggaaatcctggctgaggagacaggCACCCGCCAGGACTTGCAAGATCAGCCCTTAGGAGGACcgggactcctgacttggtatacggacgggagcagttacatcatggatggtaagagaatggctggagctgcagtagtagatgatgacCGGATTATATGGGCCAGTGGACTCCCAATGGGCAcctctgcacagcgagcagaacTCATCGCCCTGACTCAGGCCCTaaggatggcagaag TAAACGTgagcaaaaatcaagcaatatcTGGAAAAAGACTTCGAGgagatcgcccaggagcttattgggaagttgacttcactgaaattaagcctgctaagtatggatataagtaccttctagttttcctagacacattttcaggatggacagaggcgttctccacaaaaactgagacagcccagacggtgtctaaaaagatccttgaagagatATTTCCCAGATTTgggatcccaaaggtaatcggctccgacaacggccctgcctttgttgcccag GTTACGAGCCTTGGAGGCTGTGCAGAAAGAGGTGTGGGCCTCCATCAaggaagcctatcggccagaggacctCTCAGTGCCTCACCAGTTCCAGGTGGGAGACCCCGTCTACGTGAGAAGGCACCGGACAGGAAACCTCGAGCCACGGTGGAAGGGACCTTTCATCGTCCTCCTGACTACTCCCACAGCTGTGAAAGTGGACGGCGTCTCTTCCTGGATACACGCTTCAAATCTAAAGAAGGCACCCCCGTCTGA